In one window of Helianthus annuus cultivar XRQ/B chromosome 17, HanXRQr2.0-SUNRISE, whole genome shotgun sequence DNA:
- the LOC110923618 gene encoding uncharacterized protein LOC110923618, producing MKQQLASLPDIAAPETGELISVYLSVAEEAISVVITIERDKVQSVLEKPENSGRLAKWAVELGEHNITYVPRKAIKAQVLADFIVEVTKQTITEVNTTATKPSDLEAWKPFTDGASSVEGSGAGLILINPEGLEFTYALRFDFQTTNNEAEYEALIAGLRLAKEMKVQKLEVFTDSLLVLIQVNDSYVAKEPNMKRYKEKSKEFMNTFQTCTIKQIPRSQNKKSDALSKLASLTFTHLTKKVLVEVLKAPSIDELEVQDVITEEGTNWMTPIKKFLKNGELPADQTEAEMVKIKSRQYVLQGEILCKKGCLAPLLRCVGPEQSQYLIREVREGICGAHFGARTVVAKLMNLGYFLLSMHRDTAEQLRKCDSCQIHAPVPKSPKHDLVPISSAWPFYKWGMDIVGPFPAAKGGVKLLLVAIDYFTKWPEVKPLAKITGKQVFDFVWENIICHYGLP from the exons atgAAGCAACAGCTAGCTTCACTCCCAGATATTGCAGCCCCAGAAACGGGAGAATTGATCTCTGTATACCTTtcggttgctgaagaagcaataaGTGTGGTCATCACCATTGAACGAGACAAAgttcag agtgtgcttgaaaaacctgaaaatTCAGGACGATTAGCCAagtgggcagtggaactaggtgaacataacatcacctatgttcCAAGAAAAGCCATCAAAGCCCAAGTCTTGGCTGATTTCATTGTAGAAGTCACAAAGCAAACAATCACTGAAGTAAACACAACTGCCACTAAACCCTCAGACCTTGAAGCCTGGAAGCCTTTTACCGATGgtgcttcaagcgttgaagggtcaggggctgggctCATTCTGATCAACCCGGAAGGGTTAGAATTCACGTATGCTCTTCGAtttgattttcagaccaccaacaaCGAAGCTGAATACGAAGCATTGATAGCCGGGTTAAGGCTGGCTAAGGAAATGAAAGttcaaaagcttgaagtgtttaCAGACTCTTTGCTGGTGTTAATCCAAGTGAATGACAGTTACGTTGCAAAAGAGCCCAATATGAAGAgatacaaagaaaaatccaaagaGTTCATGAACACCTTCCAAACGTGTACCATCAAGCAAATTCCCAGGTCTCAAAATAAGAAATCTGATGCCTTGAGTAAACTCGCTTCTCTCACCTTTACCCACCTTACCAAAAAAGTATTGGTAGAGGTGTTGAAAGCTCCATcaattgatgaattggaagtTCAAGACGTAATCACTGAAGAAGGCACCAATTGGATGACTCCAATTAAAAAATTCCTTAAAAATGGTGAGTTACCTGCTGATCAAACAGAGGCTGAAATGGTTAAAATCAAATCTAGACAGTACGTGTTGCAAGGTGAAATCCTCTGCAAAAAGGGTTGCCTTGCACCCTTGCTGAGATGTGTTGGTCCCGAACAAAGCCAGTACTTGATCAGAGAGGTTCGTGAAGGGATATGCGGAGCCCATTTTGGAGCAAGAACGGTGGTTGCTAAACTAATGAACCTTGGGTATTTTTTGCTATCTATGCACCGAGACACTGCTGAACAACTGAGAAAATGTGATTCTTGCCAAATTCATGCACCAGTACCAAAGAGCCCCAAGCACGACCTTGTCCCGATATCTTCAGCCTGGCCATTTTataagtggggaatggacattgtcggCCCATTCCCAGCAGCCAAAGGTGGAGTGAAGTTGTTACTAGTTGCCATagactacttcaccaagtggccGGAGGTTAAACCACTTGCAAAAATTACGGGCAAACAGGTCTTTGAtttcgtttgggaaaacatcatttGTCATTATGGATTGCCGTGA